One part of the Ornithorhynchus anatinus isolate Pmale09 chromosome 21, mOrnAna1.pri.v4, whole genome shotgun sequence genome encodes these proteins:
- the LUC7L gene encoding putative RNA-binding protein Luc7-like 1 isoform X1, which yields MSAQAQMRALLDQLMGTARDGDETRQRVKFTDDRVCKSHLLDCCPHDILAGTRMDLGECTKIHDLALRADYEIASKERDLFFELDAMDHLESFIAECDRRTELAKKRLAETQEEISAEVSAKAEKVHELNEEIGKLLAKAEQLGAEGNVDESQKVLMEVEKVRAKKKEAEEEYRNSMPASSFQQQKLRVCEVCSAYLGLHDNDRRLADHFGGKLHLGFIQIREKLDQLRKTVAEKQEKRNQDRLRRREEREREERLGRRSGSRTRDRRRSRSRDRRRRRSRSASRERRKSRSRSRERHRRHRTRSRSPSRGHRRGSRDRSSKHKSPRDRSTREKSRDGERKEKSLEKRHEGTNDKPRPRRSEEREAGEI from the exons ATGTCGGCCCAGGCGCAGATGCGGGCCCTGCTGGACCAGCTCATGGGCACGGCCCGGGACG GAGACGAAACCAGGCAGCGGGTCAAGTTCACAGACGATCGAGTGTGCAAGAGTCACCTCCTGGACTGCTGTCCTCATGACATCCTGGCCGGAACG cgcatggacctgggagagtgCACCAAAATCCATGACTTGGCACTCCGGGCGGATTATGAGATCGCAAGTAAAGAGAGAGACCTCTTCTTTGAGCTGGAT GCGATGGATCACCTGGAGTCTTTCATTGCCGAGTGCGACCGGAGGACAGAGCTGGCCAAGAAAAGGCTGGCTGAGACACAGGAGGAGATCAGCGCCGAAGTGTCTGCCaag GCGGAGAAAGTGCACGAGCTGAATGAGGAAATCGGGAAGCTGCTGGCCAAGGCTGAGCAGCTAGGCGCCGAGGGCAACGTGGACGAGTCCCAGAAGGTCCTCATGGAGGTGGAGAAGGTCCGGGCCAAGAAGAAAGAGGCCGAG GAAGAATATCGAAATTCCATGCCCGCCTCCAGCTTCCAGCAGCAGAAATTGCGGGTCTGTGAAGTCTGTTCGGCGTACCTGGGTCTCCATGACAACGATCGCCGACTGGCCGACCACTTTGGAGGCAAATTACACTTGGGCTTCATTCAGATCCGGGAGAAGCTGGACCAGTTGAGG AAAACCGTGGCggagaaacaggagaaaagaAACCAGGATCGCCTGAGGCGGCGAGAAGAGCGCGAACGCGAGGAAAGGCTGGGCAGGAG GTCCGGATCAAGAACCAGGGATCGCAGAAG GTCACGATCTcgggacaggcggcggaggcggtcgAGGTCGGCCTCCCGCGAGCGGCGGaagtcccgctcccgctcccgcgaGCGCCACAGGCGCCATCGGACCCGCTCGCGCAGCCCCAGCCGGGGCCACCGCCGGGGCTCCAGAGACCGCAGTTCCAAACACAA GTCACCCAGAGATCGGTCTACAAGAGAAAAGTCCCGGgacggagagaggaaggagaagagtttggagaAGCGGCACGAGGGCACCAATGACAAACCACGGCCCAGGCGGTCGGAGGAAAGGGAAGCTGGCGAGATCTGa
- the LUC7L gene encoding putative RNA-binding protein Luc7-like 1 isoform X3, with the protein MSAQAQMRALLDQLMGTARDGDETRQRVKFTDDRVCKSHLLDCCPHDILAGTRMDLGECTKIHDLALRADYEIASKERDLFFELDAMDHLESFIAECDRRTELAKKRLAETQEEISAEVSAKAEKVHELNEEIGKLLAKAEQLGAEGNVDESQKVLMEVEKVRAKKKEAEEEYRNSMPASSFQQQKLRVCEVCSAYLGLHDNDRRLADHFGGKLHLGFIQIREKLDQLRKTVAEKQEKRNQDRLRRREEREREERLGRRSRSRDRRRRRSRSASRERRKSRSRSRERHRRHRTRSRSPSRGHRRGSRDRSSKHKSPRDRSTREKSRDGERKEKSLEKRHEGTNDKPRPRRSEEREAGEI; encoded by the exons ATGTCGGCCCAGGCGCAGATGCGGGCCCTGCTGGACCAGCTCATGGGCACGGCCCGGGACG GAGACGAAACCAGGCAGCGGGTCAAGTTCACAGACGATCGAGTGTGCAAGAGTCACCTCCTGGACTGCTGTCCTCATGACATCCTGGCCGGAACG cgcatggacctgggagagtgCACCAAAATCCATGACTTGGCACTCCGGGCGGATTATGAGATCGCAAGTAAAGAGAGAGACCTCTTCTTTGAGCTGGAT GCGATGGATCACCTGGAGTCTTTCATTGCCGAGTGCGACCGGAGGACAGAGCTGGCCAAGAAAAGGCTGGCTGAGACACAGGAGGAGATCAGCGCCGAAGTGTCTGCCaag GCGGAGAAAGTGCACGAGCTGAATGAGGAAATCGGGAAGCTGCTGGCCAAGGCTGAGCAGCTAGGCGCCGAGGGCAACGTGGACGAGTCCCAGAAGGTCCTCATGGAGGTGGAGAAGGTCCGGGCCAAGAAGAAAGAGGCCGAG GAAGAATATCGAAATTCCATGCCCGCCTCCAGCTTCCAGCAGCAGAAATTGCGGGTCTGTGAAGTCTGTTCGGCGTACCTGGGTCTCCATGACAACGATCGCCGACTGGCCGACCACTTTGGAGGCAAATTACACTTGGGCTTCATTCAGATCCGGGAGAAGCTGGACCAGTTGAGG AAAACCGTGGCggagaaacaggagaaaagaAACCAGGATCGCCTGAGGCGGCGAGAAGAGCGCGAACGCGAGGAAAGGCTGGGCAGGAG GTCACGATCTcgggacaggcggcggaggcggtcgAGGTCGGCCTCCCGCGAGCGGCGGaagtcccgctcccgctcccgcgaGCGCCACAGGCGCCATCGGACCCGCTCGCGCAGCCCCAGCCGGGGCCACCGCCGGGGCTCCAGAGACCGCAGTTCCAAACACAA GTCACCCAGAGATCGGTCTACAAGAGAAAAGTCCCGGgacggagagaggaaggagaagagtttggagaAGCGGCACGAGGGCACCAATGACAAACCACGGCCCAGGCGGTCGGAGGAAAGGGAAGCTGGCGAGATCTGa
- the LUC7L gene encoding putative RNA-binding protein Luc7-like 1 isoform X5 has translation MSAQAQMRALLDQLMGTARDGDETRQRVKFTDDRVCKSHLLDCCPHDILAGTRMDLGECTKIHDLALRADYEIASKERDLFFELDAMDHLESFIAECDRRTELAKKRLAETQEEISAEVSAKAEKVHELNEEIGKLLAKAEQLGAEGNVDESQKVLMEVEKVRAKKKEAEEEYRNSMPASSFQQQKLRVCEVCSAYLGLHDNDRRLADHFGGKLHLGFIQIREKLDQLRKTVAEKQEKRNQDRLRRREEREREERLGRRSGSRTRDRRRSRSRDRRRRRSRSASRERRKSRSRSRERHRRHRTRSRSPSRGHRRGSRDRSSKHK, from the exons ATGTCGGCCCAGGCGCAGATGCGGGCCCTGCTGGACCAGCTCATGGGCACGGCCCGGGACG GAGACGAAACCAGGCAGCGGGTCAAGTTCACAGACGATCGAGTGTGCAAGAGTCACCTCCTGGACTGCTGTCCTCATGACATCCTGGCCGGAACG cgcatggacctgggagagtgCACCAAAATCCATGACTTGGCACTCCGGGCGGATTATGAGATCGCAAGTAAAGAGAGAGACCTCTTCTTTGAGCTGGAT GCGATGGATCACCTGGAGTCTTTCATTGCCGAGTGCGACCGGAGGACAGAGCTGGCCAAGAAAAGGCTGGCTGAGACACAGGAGGAGATCAGCGCCGAAGTGTCTGCCaag GCGGAGAAAGTGCACGAGCTGAATGAGGAAATCGGGAAGCTGCTGGCCAAGGCTGAGCAGCTAGGCGCCGAGGGCAACGTGGACGAGTCCCAGAAGGTCCTCATGGAGGTGGAGAAGGTCCGGGCCAAGAAGAAAGAGGCCGAG GAAGAATATCGAAATTCCATGCCCGCCTCCAGCTTCCAGCAGCAGAAATTGCGGGTCTGTGAAGTCTGTTCGGCGTACCTGGGTCTCCATGACAACGATCGCCGACTGGCCGACCACTTTGGAGGCAAATTACACTTGGGCTTCATTCAGATCCGGGAGAAGCTGGACCAGTTGAGG AAAACCGTGGCggagaaacaggagaaaagaAACCAGGATCGCCTGAGGCGGCGAGAAGAGCGCGAACGCGAGGAAAGGCTGGGCAGGAG GTCCGGATCAAGAACCAGGGATCGCAGAAG GTCACGATCTcgggacaggcggcggaggcggtcgAGGTCGGCCTCCCGCGAGCGGCGGaagtcccgctcccgctcccgcgaGCGCCACAGGCGCCATCGGACCCGCTCGCGCAGCCCCAGCCGGGGCCACCGCCGGGGCTCCAGAGACCGCAGTTCCAAACACAAGTAA
- the LUC7L gene encoding putative RNA-binding protein Luc7-like 1 isoform X2 codes for MYHSPDFLTAGDETRQRVKFTDDRVCKSHLLDCCPHDILAGTRMDLGECTKIHDLALRADYEIASKERDLFFELDAMDHLESFIAECDRRTELAKKRLAETQEEISAEVSAKAEKVHELNEEIGKLLAKAEQLGAEGNVDESQKVLMEVEKVRAKKKEAEEEYRNSMPASSFQQQKLRVCEVCSAYLGLHDNDRRLADHFGGKLHLGFIQIREKLDQLRKTVAEKQEKRNQDRLRRREEREREERLGRRSGSRTRDRRRSRSRDRRRRRSRSASRERRKSRSRSRERHRRHRTRSRSPSRGHRRGSRDRSSKHKSPRDRSTREKSRDGERKEKSLEKRHEGTNDKPRPRRSEEREAGEI; via the exons ATGTATCATTCCCCTGACTTCCTTACTGCAG GAGACGAAACCAGGCAGCGGGTCAAGTTCACAGACGATCGAGTGTGCAAGAGTCACCTCCTGGACTGCTGTCCTCATGACATCCTGGCCGGAACG cgcatggacctgggagagtgCACCAAAATCCATGACTTGGCACTCCGGGCGGATTATGAGATCGCAAGTAAAGAGAGAGACCTCTTCTTTGAGCTGGAT GCGATGGATCACCTGGAGTCTTTCATTGCCGAGTGCGACCGGAGGACAGAGCTGGCCAAGAAAAGGCTGGCTGAGACACAGGAGGAGATCAGCGCCGAAGTGTCTGCCaag GCGGAGAAAGTGCACGAGCTGAATGAGGAAATCGGGAAGCTGCTGGCCAAGGCTGAGCAGCTAGGCGCCGAGGGCAACGTGGACGAGTCCCAGAAGGTCCTCATGGAGGTGGAGAAGGTCCGGGCCAAGAAGAAAGAGGCCGAG GAAGAATATCGAAATTCCATGCCCGCCTCCAGCTTCCAGCAGCAGAAATTGCGGGTCTGTGAAGTCTGTTCGGCGTACCTGGGTCTCCATGACAACGATCGCCGACTGGCCGACCACTTTGGAGGCAAATTACACTTGGGCTTCATTCAGATCCGGGAGAAGCTGGACCAGTTGAGG AAAACCGTGGCggagaaacaggagaaaagaAACCAGGATCGCCTGAGGCGGCGAGAAGAGCGCGAACGCGAGGAAAGGCTGGGCAGGAG GTCCGGATCAAGAACCAGGGATCGCAGAAG GTCACGATCTcgggacaggcggcggaggcggtcgAGGTCGGCCTCCCGCGAGCGGCGGaagtcccgctcccgctcccgcgaGCGCCACAGGCGCCATCGGACCCGCTCGCGCAGCCCCAGCCGGGGCCACCGCCGGGGCTCCAGAGACCGCAGTTCCAAACACAA GTCACCCAGAGATCGGTCTACAAGAGAAAAGTCCCGGgacggagagaggaaggagaagagtttggagaAGCGGCACGAGGGCACCAATGACAAACCACGGCCCAGGCGGTCGGAGGAAAGGGAAGCTGGCGAGATCTGa
- the LUC7L gene encoding putative RNA-binding protein Luc7-like 1 isoform X4 — translation MQMGDETRQRVKFTDDRVCKSHLLDCCPHDILAGTRMDLGECTKIHDLALRADYEIASKERDLFFELDAMDHLESFIAECDRRTELAKKRLAETQEEISAEVSAKAEKVHELNEEIGKLLAKAEQLGAEGNVDESQKVLMEVEKVRAKKKEAEEEYRNSMPASSFQQQKLRVCEVCSAYLGLHDNDRRLADHFGGKLHLGFIQIREKLDQLRKTVAEKQEKRNQDRLRRREEREREERLGRRSGSRTRDRRRSRSRDRRRRRSRSASRERRKSRSRSRERHRRHRTRSRSPSRGHRRGSRDRSSKHKSPRDRSTREKSRDGERKEKSLEKRHEGTNDKPRPRRSEEREAGEI, via the exons ATGCAGATGG GAGACGAAACCAGGCAGCGGGTCAAGTTCACAGACGATCGAGTGTGCAAGAGTCACCTCCTGGACTGCTGTCCTCATGACATCCTGGCCGGAACG cgcatggacctgggagagtgCACCAAAATCCATGACTTGGCACTCCGGGCGGATTATGAGATCGCAAGTAAAGAGAGAGACCTCTTCTTTGAGCTGGAT GCGATGGATCACCTGGAGTCTTTCATTGCCGAGTGCGACCGGAGGACAGAGCTGGCCAAGAAAAGGCTGGCTGAGACACAGGAGGAGATCAGCGCCGAAGTGTCTGCCaag GCGGAGAAAGTGCACGAGCTGAATGAGGAAATCGGGAAGCTGCTGGCCAAGGCTGAGCAGCTAGGCGCCGAGGGCAACGTGGACGAGTCCCAGAAGGTCCTCATGGAGGTGGAGAAGGTCCGGGCCAAGAAGAAAGAGGCCGAG GAAGAATATCGAAATTCCATGCCCGCCTCCAGCTTCCAGCAGCAGAAATTGCGGGTCTGTGAAGTCTGTTCGGCGTACCTGGGTCTCCATGACAACGATCGCCGACTGGCCGACCACTTTGGAGGCAAATTACACTTGGGCTTCATTCAGATCCGGGAGAAGCTGGACCAGTTGAGG AAAACCGTGGCggagaaacaggagaaaagaAACCAGGATCGCCTGAGGCGGCGAGAAGAGCGCGAACGCGAGGAAAGGCTGGGCAGGAG GTCCGGATCAAGAACCAGGGATCGCAGAAG GTCACGATCTcgggacaggcggcggaggcggtcgAGGTCGGCCTCCCGCGAGCGGCGGaagtcccgctcccgctcccgcgaGCGCCACAGGCGCCATCGGACCCGCTCGCGCAGCCCCAGCCGGGGCCACCGCCGGGGCTCCAGAGACCGCAGTTCCAAACACAA GTCACCCAGAGATCGGTCTACAAGAGAAAAGTCCCGGgacggagagaggaaggagaagagtttggagaAGCGGCACGAGGGCACCAATGACAAACCACGGCCCAGGCGGTCGGAGGAAAGGGAAGCTGGCGAGATCTGa
- the LUC7L gene encoding putative RNA-binding protein Luc7-like 1 isoform X6, giving the protein MDLGECTKIHDLALRADYEIASKERDLFFELDAMDHLESFIAECDRRTELAKKRLAETQEEISAEVSAKAEKVHELNEEIGKLLAKAEQLGAEGNVDESQKVLMEVEKVRAKKKEAEEEYRNSMPASSFQQQKLRVCEVCSAYLGLHDNDRRLADHFGGKLHLGFIQIREKLDQLRKTVAEKQEKRNQDRLRRREEREREERLGRRSGSRTRDRRRSRSRDRRRRRSRSASRERRKSRSRSRERHRRHRTRSRSPSRGHRRGSRDRSSKHKSPRDRSTREKSRDGERKEKSLEKRHEGTNDKPRPRRSEEREAGEI; this is encoded by the exons atggacctgggagagtgCACCAAAATCCATGACTTGGCACTCCGGGCGGATTATGAGATCGCAAGTAAAGAGAGAGACCTCTTCTTTGAGCTGGAT GCGATGGATCACCTGGAGTCTTTCATTGCCGAGTGCGACCGGAGGACAGAGCTGGCCAAGAAAAGGCTGGCTGAGACACAGGAGGAGATCAGCGCCGAAGTGTCTGCCaag GCGGAGAAAGTGCACGAGCTGAATGAGGAAATCGGGAAGCTGCTGGCCAAGGCTGAGCAGCTAGGCGCCGAGGGCAACGTGGACGAGTCCCAGAAGGTCCTCATGGAGGTGGAGAAGGTCCGGGCCAAGAAGAAAGAGGCCGAG GAAGAATATCGAAATTCCATGCCCGCCTCCAGCTTCCAGCAGCAGAAATTGCGGGTCTGTGAAGTCTGTTCGGCGTACCTGGGTCTCCATGACAACGATCGCCGACTGGCCGACCACTTTGGAGGCAAATTACACTTGGGCTTCATTCAGATCCGGGAGAAGCTGGACCAGTTGAGG AAAACCGTGGCggagaaacaggagaaaagaAACCAGGATCGCCTGAGGCGGCGAGAAGAGCGCGAACGCGAGGAAAGGCTGGGCAGGAG GTCCGGATCAAGAACCAGGGATCGCAGAAG GTCACGATCTcgggacaggcggcggaggcggtcgAGGTCGGCCTCCCGCGAGCGGCGGaagtcccgctcccgctcccgcgaGCGCCACAGGCGCCATCGGACCCGCTCGCGCAGCCCCAGCCGGGGCCACCGCCGGGGCTCCAGAGACCGCAGTTCCAAACACAA GTCACCCAGAGATCGGTCTACAAGAGAAAAGTCCCGGgacggagagaggaaggagaagagtttggagaAGCGGCACGAGGGCACCAATGACAAACCACGGCCCAGGCGGTCGGAGGAAAGGGAAGCTGGCGAGATCTGa
- the LUC7L gene encoding putative RNA-binding protein Luc7-like 1 isoform X7: protein MDLGECTKIHDLALRADYEIASKERDLFFELDAMDHLESFIAECDRRTELAKKRLAETQEEISAEVSAKAEKVHELNEEIGKLLAKAEQLGAEGNVDESQKVLMEVEKVRAKKKEAEEEYRNSMPASSFQQQKLRVCEVCSAYLGLHDNDRRLADHFGGKLHLGFIQIREKLDQLRKTVAEKQEKRNQDRLRRREEREREERLGRRSRSRDRRRRRSRSASRERRKSRSRSRERHRRHRTRSRSPSRGHRRGSRDRSSKHKSPRDRSTREKSRDGERKEKSLEKRHEGTNDKPRPRRSEEREAGEI, encoded by the exons atggacctgggagagtgCACCAAAATCCATGACTTGGCACTCCGGGCGGATTATGAGATCGCAAGTAAAGAGAGAGACCTCTTCTTTGAGCTGGAT GCGATGGATCACCTGGAGTCTTTCATTGCCGAGTGCGACCGGAGGACAGAGCTGGCCAAGAAAAGGCTGGCTGAGACACAGGAGGAGATCAGCGCCGAAGTGTCTGCCaag GCGGAGAAAGTGCACGAGCTGAATGAGGAAATCGGGAAGCTGCTGGCCAAGGCTGAGCAGCTAGGCGCCGAGGGCAACGTGGACGAGTCCCAGAAGGTCCTCATGGAGGTGGAGAAGGTCCGGGCCAAGAAGAAAGAGGCCGAG GAAGAATATCGAAATTCCATGCCCGCCTCCAGCTTCCAGCAGCAGAAATTGCGGGTCTGTGAAGTCTGTTCGGCGTACCTGGGTCTCCATGACAACGATCGCCGACTGGCCGACCACTTTGGAGGCAAATTACACTTGGGCTTCATTCAGATCCGGGAGAAGCTGGACCAGTTGAGG AAAACCGTGGCggagaaacaggagaaaagaAACCAGGATCGCCTGAGGCGGCGAGAAGAGCGCGAACGCGAGGAAAGGCTGGGCAGGAG GTCACGATCTcgggacaggcggcggaggcggtcgAGGTCGGCCTCCCGCGAGCGGCGGaagtcccgctcccgctcccgcgaGCGCCACAGGCGCCATCGGACCCGCTCGCGCAGCCCCAGCCGGGGCCACCGCCGGGGCTCCAGAGACCGCAGTTCCAAACACAA GTCACCCAGAGATCGGTCTACAAGAGAAAAGTCCCGGgacggagagaggaaggagaagagtttggagaAGCGGCACGAGGGCACCAATGACAAACCACGGCCCAGGCGGTCGGAGGAAAGGGAAGCTGGCGAGATCTGa